The following are encoded together in the Microbacterium hatanonis genome:
- the dnaG gene encoding DNA primase, with protein sequence MAGRIRQADIDEVKARTNIADIVGERVALKSAGVGSMKGLCPFHDERSPSFHVRPQVGFYHCFGCGESGDVYSFLRAMDHVSFTEAVERLAGRVGYTLHYEDGGAAPETSGRSRLYAANAAAAEFFRARLLDPEAETARRFLGERGFDAGAAAHFGVGYAPKGWSALLDHLVAQKFTREELEQAGLVSRGQRGVYDRFRGRLVWPIRDVTGQVIGFGARKLYDDDQGPKYLNTPETPIYRKSQVLYGLDLAKRDISRGHRVVVVEGYTDVMACHLAGVTGAIATCGTAFAADHITVLRRVMGDDSASGEVVFTFDPDAAGQKAALRAFGDEKRFSAQTYVAVAPEGLDPCDLRLKRGDGAVRALMDNKVPMFEFVIDQRLSGYDLATVEGRAAGLRTAAPIVAEIRDPSLRPGYTRVLARRLGLDLSEVSAAVDRAARSARADGASARADDRAPSSAPPAEAPAPELRVTVATLPRSRDVAIERDALMAFLQYGHHVDASLLSRALAAPFTHPGLEAVRSVLASSNDASKPGWAAEAVGAVREPYRTLAAELLTSDFPARDEAHAIASANDLAVNLLRRVLDREKTELLGAIQRVPADSADGRTLRLRLREVDIERQRLVGAQ encoded by the coding sequence ATGGCGGGGCGGATTCGTCAGGCCGACATCGATGAGGTGAAGGCCCGGACGAACATCGCCGACATCGTGGGGGAGCGGGTCGCTCTCAAGTCGGCGGGGGTCGGCTCGATGAAGGGGCTCTGCCCGTTCCACGACGAGCGCAGTCCGAGCTTCCATGTGCGGCCGCAGGTCGGCTTCTACCACTGCTTCGGCTGCGGCGAGTCGGGCGATGTCTACTCGTTCCTCCGTGCCATGGACCATGTCTCGTTCACGGAAGCCGTCGAGCGGCTGGCGGGGCGCGTCGGCTACACACTGCACTACGAAGACGGGGGAGCAGCGCCCGAGACCAGCGGACGTTCGCGCCTGTACGCCGCGAACGCAGCGGCGGCGGAGTTCTTCCGTGCGCGCCTGCTCGACCCGGAGGCCGAGACCGCGCGAAGGTTCCTCGGCGAACGAGGGTTCGACGCCGGCGCCGCCGCGCACTTCGGGGTGGGATACGCGCCGAAAGGCTGGTCGGCTCTGCTCGACCACCTCGTCGCGCAGAAGTTCACGCGCGAAGAACTCGAGCAGGCCGGGCTCGTCTCGCGTGGTCAGCGCGGTGTCTACGATCGATTCCGAGGTCGCCTGGTGTGGCCGATCCGCGATGTCACGGGGCAGGTCATCGGTTTCGGTGCGCGCAAGCTCTACGACGACGACCAGGGACCCAAGTACCTGAACACCCCCGAGACGCCGATCTACCGCAAGTCGCAGGTGCTCTACGGCCTCGACCTCGCCAAGCGCGATATCTCCCGTGGGCATCGTGTGGTCGTCGTCGAGGGATACACCGACGTCATGGCCTGCCACCTCGCGGGCGTGACGGGGGCGATCGCGACATGCGGAACCGCGTTCGCGGCCGACCACATCACTGTGCTCCGTCGGGTCATGGGAGACGATTCCGCGTCGGGCGAGGTCGTGTTCACGTTCGATCCCGATGCGGCCGGCCAGAAGGCGGCGCTGCGCGCGTTCGGCGACGAGAAGCGCTTCTCCGCCCAGACGTACGTCGCCGTCGCCCCCGAAGGCCTCGACCCCTGCGATCTTCGCCTCAAGCGGGGAGACGGGGCCGTGCGGGCGCTCATGGACAACAAGGTGCCCATGTTCGAGTTCGTGATCGACCAGCGACTTTCGGGCTACGACCTCGCGACCGTGGAAGGACGCGCTGCGGGCCTGCGCACCGCCGCTCCCATCGTGGCCGAGATCCGCGACCCGTCGCTGCGCCCCGGCTACACCCGCGTGCTGGCTCGACGACTCGGACTCGACCTCTCCGAGGTGTCGGCGGCCGTCGACCGTGCCGCGCGGAGTGCGCGCGCCGATGGCGCATCGGCGCGCGCGGACGACCGCGCGCCGTCGTCGGCCCCGCCCGCCGAAGCTCCCGCGCCCGAGCTGCGCGTCACCGTCGCCACGCTGCCGCGCTCGCGCGACGTGGCCATCGAGCGCGACGCGCTCATGGCATTCCTCCAGTACGGGCATCATGTCGACGCGTCCCTGCTCTCCCGTGCCCTCGCTGCCCCGTTCACGCATCCCGGTCTCGAGGCCGTACGGTCGGTGCTCGCCTCGTCCAACGACGCGTCCAAGCCGGGATGGGCCGCTGAGGCGGTGGGCGCGGTGCGAGAGCCCTACCGCACGCTGGCCGCCGAGCTGTTGACGTCGGACTTCCCCGCGCGTGACGAAGCGCACGCGATCGCCTCGGCGAACGATCTGGCTGTGAACCTCCTGCGTCGAGTTCTCGACCGCGAGAAGACGGAGCTGCTGGGTGCGATCCAGCGCGTTCCCGCAGACTCCGCCGATGGGCGAACGCTCCGTCTGCGTCTGCGGGAAGTCGACATCGAGCGCCAGCGCCTGGTCGGCGCGCAGTAG
- a CDS encoding PIG-L family deacetylase: MRHRGKRGLSALGFVFIAAATVLGLAGCAAVSATELAPTTAPSVSSVSNATPTPTPTATPTIAPTPTPTPPPTATAEPEPPAPPPVDPLRPACAGARAMSVWAHEDDDLLFAGTQLPQVLAAGGCIRTVFLTDGDAGRGSDYARGRVEGIHRAYDVLRGASSPWTETEVTLPSGATVSVHQPVDDTRVSLVFLHLPDGNLNGQGYPATGEVSLAKLAANKIAALPPSTGGAPLSWSAIVASLDDLIGAYQPASFFTHVPGSANTLAKGDHADHAITGIIARKAWFSDVRGGATIMYAMGYQSAQRPANLSGDVLRHKIAVFRTYAADDPVIRGCSDDASCLAVPRFGGWLGREYLFTEAQLGLG, from the coding sequence ATGCGTCATCGGGGGAAGCGCGGCCTGTCCGCGCTCGGATTCGTCTTCATCGCCGCGGCGACCGTACTCGGACTCGCCGGCTGCGCCGCTGTGTCTGCGACCGAACTCGCGCCGACGACGGCGCCTTCGGTCTCGTCGGTGTCGAACGCGACCCCGACTCCCACCCCGACGGCGACTCCGACCATCGCGCCGACGCCGACGCCGACGCCGCCGCCGACCGCCACCGCTGAGCCGGAACCGCCCGCGCCGCCGCCGGTCGATCCGCTGCGTCCCGCCTGCGCGGGGGCGCGGGCCATGTCGGTGTGGGCTCATGAAGACGACGATCTGCTGTTCGCCGGCACGCAGCTTCCCCAGGTGCTCGCGGCGGGCGGCTGCATCCGCACCGTCTTCCTGACCGATGGCGATGCGGGCCGCGGTTCGGACTACGCGCGCGGTCGGGTGGAGGGCATCCATCGCGCCTACGACGTCCTCCGCGGGGCGTCGTCGCCGTGGACGGAGACCGAGGTGACGCTGCCGTCGGGTGCGACTGTCTCGGTGCACCAGCCCGTCGATGACACGCGGGTGTCGCTCGTCTTCCTCCATCTGCCCGACGGCAACCTGAACGGTCAGGGGTACCCCGCAACAGGTGAAGTGAGCCTCGCCAAGCTCGCAGCCAACAAGATCGCCGCGCTCCCGCCCTCCACCGGGGGCGCACCGCTGTCGTGGAGCGCGATCGTCGCGAGCCTCGACGACCTGATCGGGGCCTACCAGCCGGCATCGTTCTTCACACACGTTCCTGGCAGCGCGAATACCCTGGCCAAGGGCGATCATGCCGACCACGCCATCACGGGCATCATCGCGCGCAAGGCATGGTTCAGCGACGTCCGCGGCGGGGCGACGATCATGTACGCGATGGGATACCAGTCCGCACAGCGACCGGCCAACCTTTCGGGCGATGTGCTGCGGCATAAGATCGCCGTCTTCCGCACGTACGCCGCAGACGACCCTGTGATCCGCGGGTGCAGCGATGATGCGTCGTGCCTCGCGGTGCCGCGCTTCGGCGGCTGGCTCGGGCGCGAATACCTCTTCACCGAAGCGCAGCTCGGGCTCGGCTGA
- a CDS encoding DUF6804 family protein has translation MGAPQTPKAAAAYQRNALAPGILVAVVLIAGIALVGQEYYLAVRFVVAILAVIIGWFAIQAGQWWWAPVMLAIALIWNPVYPINITGEWLVGAHIVGAAVCLAAGALIKFRRTPAA, from the coding sequence ATGGGGGCGCCCCAGACTCCGAAGGCCGCGGCCGCCTATCAGCGGAACGCTCTCGCACCGGGGATTCTCGTCGCGGTCGTGCTCATCGCGGGTATAGCCCTCGTCGGACAGGAGTACTACCTCGCCGTCCGATTCGTCGTGGCGATCCTGGCGGTCATCATCGGCTGGTTCGCCATTCAGGCGGGTCAGTGGTGGTGGGCGCCCGTCATGCTCGCCATCGCCCTCATCTGGAATCCGGTATACCCGATAAACATCACCGGTGAGTGGCTCGTCGGTGCGCACATCGTGGGCGCCGCCGTCTGTCTCGCGGCCGGTGCGCTGATCAAATTCCGCCGCACGCCCGCTGCGTAG
- the recO gene encoding DNA repair protein RecO — protein MPTYRDEVVILRTHKLGEADRILTLLSRRNGKIRAVAKGVRRTSSKFGARLEPFMVADVQLYRGRTLDVVQQAESLGSYGADIVVEYERYTSANAMVETADRLNESEATPQQYLLLVGGLRALAKGDHTPRSVLDSYLLRVMALSGWAPGLGECARCGTAGDHRSFVAQLGGMVCANCAPVGSPKVAPETTSLLRSLMAGEWDAVDGAPQHASAAASGLVAAYAQWHLERGIRSLAHVETGRAEMTR, from the coding sequence GTGCCCACTTATCGCGACGAAGTCGTGATCCTGCGTACCCACAAGCTGGGGGAGGCGGATCGCATCCTCACCCTCCTCAGCCGCCGCAACGGAAAGATCCGGGCGGTCGCGAAGGGCGTGCGGCGCACCTCGTCGAAGTTCGGCGCACGCCTCGAACCGTTCATGGTCGCCGATGTGCAGCTCTACCGCGGGCGCACCCTCGACGTCGTGCAGCAGGCCGAGTCGCTCGGATCGTACGGAGCCGACATCGTCGTCGAGTACGAGCGCTACACCTCCGCCAACGCGATGGTCGAGACCGCCGACCGACTCAACGAGTCCGAGGCGACCCCGCAGCAGTATCTCCTGCTGGTGGGGGGCCTCCGCGCCCTTGCCAAGGGCGACCACACCCCGCGCAGCGTGCTCGACTCGTACCTTCTTCGCGTCATGGCGCTGTCGGGCTGGGCGCCCGGTCTCGGCGAATGCGCGCGCTGCGGCACCGCGGGCGACCACCGGTCGTTCGTCGCGCAGTTGGGCGGCATGGTGTGCGCGAACTGCGCGCCGGTCGGCTCGCCGAAGGTGGCACCCGAGACGACCTCCCTTCTCCGCTCGCTGATGGCGGGGGAGTGGGACGCCGTCGACGGCGCACCACAGCACGCCTCCGCCGCGGCATCCGGCCTCGTCGCCGCGTACGCGCAGTGGCACCTCGAGCGCGGCATCCGCTCGCTCGCCCACGTCGAGACGGGAAGAGCGGAGATGACCCGATGA
- a CDS encoding ATP-binding cassette domain-containing protein codes for MSRAKTPDVSIRVDDLSLTRGDARVIDGLSFTLAHGETLTIMGPTGAGKSSLAAVLAGRAGTSISVAGGEAVVEGISVKRPGRALRTLTYLTGYLPQGGGSDLPARLTVSEVIAEPITSRDRRVNPRALAVRVATLLDEMQLPLGAAPKYPYELSAGMRQRVAMARALVLDPRLLVADDLYANLDIEVRETVLEAVRRRRTSYGLSALVVTNDPDAARELDSDVLVLRAGHTVAYGADASTMVWTPDEANDHRSVVR; via the coding sequence ATGTCCCGCGCGAAAACACCCGACGTCTCGATCCGGGTCGACGATCTGTCGCTCACCCGAGGTGACGCGCGCGTGATCGACGGCTTGTCGTTCACCCTCGCCCACGGTGAGACGCTGACGATCATGGGCCCCACGGGCGCCGGTAAATCGAGCCTCGCCGCCGTCCTCGCCGGACGCGCCGGCACGTCGATCTCGGTCGCCGGGGGCGAAGCCGTCGTGGAAGGCATATCCGTGAAGCGGCCCGGGCGGGCGCTTCGCACCCTCACGTACCTGACCGGATATCTTCCGCAGGGCGGCGGGTCCGACCTGCCCGCGCGTCTGACCGTGTCAGAGGTGATCGCCGAACCGATCACGAGCCGCGATCGACGAGTCAACCCGCGTGCTCTCGCCGTCCGTGTCGCAACGCTGCTCGACGAGATGCAGCTGCCTCTCGGAGCGGCCCCGAAGTACCCCTACGAACTCAGCGCGGGTATGCGCCAACGGGTCGCGATGGCCCGTGCCCTGGTTCTCGATCCGCGTCTGCTCGTGGCCGACGACCTCTACGCGAACCTCGACATCGAAGTGCGGGAGACCGTTCTCGAGGCGGTGCGCCGTCGGCGCACGTCTTACGGCCTGTCCGCCCTGGTGGTGACGAACGACCCGGATGCTGCGCGCGAGCTCGATTCCGACGTGCTGGTACTGCGAGCCGGCCACACCGTCGCCTACGGGGCCGACGCGAGCACGATGGTCTGGACGCCCGACGAGGCGAACGACCACCGCTCGGTCGTCCGCTGA
- a CDS encoding isoprenyl transferase produces the protein MSPKPFTHKDAVPFRPLDWTGEYPPAFPRGSVPEHVAIVMDGNGRWANRQGLTRVEGHRAGEAALLDVVAGAVQAGVKHLSVYAFSTENWSRSPDEVRFLMGFNRDVLHRRRDQLNEWGVRVRWAGRKPRLWGSVIKELQYAEQLTAGNDVLTLTMCVNYGGRVELVDAMRRIGDEISAGRLKPSAVTEKLIRRHLYQPDMPDVDLFVRSSGEQRTSNFLLWESAYAEFVFLDTLWPDFRRTHLWDAIGHYLGRDRRFGGAVDTPDEE, from the coding sequence ATGAGCCCGAAGCCCTTCACCCACAAGGATGCTGTGCCCTTCCGTCCGCTGGATTGGACCGGCGAGTACCCGCCTGCTTTTCCGCGCGGCTCGGTGCCGGAGCACGTGGCGATCGTCATGGACGGCAACGGCCGATGGGCGAACCGTCAGGGACTGACCCGCGTCGAGGGCCATCGCGCGGGTGAGGCCGCGCTCCTCGACGTCGTCGCCGGAGCCGTGCAGGCCGGCGTCAAGCACCTCTCGGTCTATGCGTTCTCGACGGAGAACTGGTCGCGCTCGCCCGACGAGGTGCGCTTCCTCATGGGCTTCAACCGCGACGTGCTGCACCGTCGTCGCGACCAGCTCAACGAGTGGGGCGTGCGGGTGCGGTGGGCGGGGCGCAAGCCGCGCCTCTGGGGCTCGGTCATCAAGGAGCTGCAGTACGCCGAGCAGCTGACCGCGGGCAACGACGTACTCACCCTGACGATGTGCGTGAACTACGGCGGCCGGGTCGAACTCGTCGACGCCATGCGACGGATCGGCGACGAGATCTCCGCGGGACGGCTCAAGCCTTCGGCCGTCACGGAGAAGCTCATCCGTCGCCACCTCTACCAGCCCGACATGCCCGACGTCGACCTCTTCGTCCGCTCCAGCGGCGAGCAGCGGACGTCGAACTTCCTCCTGTGGGAGTCGGCTTACGCCGAGTTCGTGTTCCTCGACACGCTCTGGCCCGACTTCCGCCGCACGCACCTCTGGGACGCCATCGGCCACTACCTCGGACGCGATCGCCGGTTCGGCGGGGCGGTCGACACCCCCGACGAGGAGTAG
- a CDS encoding deoxyguanosinetriphosphate triphosphohydrolase, which translates to MADESGAVVAAARPAGYDDPDAARFHVEEHRSRRDDFARDRARVLHSAALRRLAAKTQVLSPASPADFARNRLTHSLEVAQVGRELATALQLSPDVVDTACLSHDLGHPPFGHNGERALNDWAEDIGGFEGNAQTLRILTRLEPKVIDDDGRTFGLNLTRASLDATCKYPWTSEHPLPDPGGRLKYGVYPDDEPLFRWMRDGAPGRVRCIEAEVMDLSDDIAYSVHDFEDAITNRYLDPRVLADTGEHSALLSAIQTWVGFDFPREELEDALYRLMRLPEWLPSFDGSRPDLARLKNLTSDLIGRFARAATAATREAFPLEALTRYRAHVVVPRVVEAEMAVLKGIIGATVVSIDGRKALYKEQRGVLKRLASALWDEPDFLDAIHADDFAAAADDTARRRVVVDQVASLTDQLAIAWHGRLVGEVDAASLGVWAPWAPAPTAGDR; encoded by the coding sequence GTGGCGGATGAGAGCGGCGCGGTGGTCGCCGCCGCCCGCCCCGCCGGTTATGACGATCCCGACGCCGCACGGTTCCACGTGGAAGAGCACCGCTCACGTCGAGACGATTTCGCGCGCGACCGCGCCCGAGTGCTGCATTCGGCCGCGCTGCGCCGCCTCGCCGCCAAGACCCAGGTGCTGAGCCCCGCGAGTCCCGCCGACTTCGCACGCAACCGTCTGACGCATTCGCTCGAGGTCGCTCAGGTCGGTCGCGAACTCGCCACCGCGCTGCAGCTCTCGCCCGATGTCGTCGACACCGCCTGCCTCAGCCACGACCTCGGCCACCCGCCCTTCGGGCACAACGGCGAGCGGGCGCTCAACGACTGGGCGGAAGACATCGGGGGATTCGAGGGCAACGCTCAGACCCTCCGCATCCTCACCCGTCTCGAGCCGAAGGTCATCGACGACGACGGACGCACCTTCGGGCTGAACCTCACGAGAGCCAGCCTCGACGCGACCTGCAAATACCCCTGGACCTCCGAGCACCCGCTCCCCGATCCCGGGGGTCGGTTGAAGTACGGGGTCTACCCCGATGACGAGCCGCTCTTCCGGTGGATGCGCGACGGCGCGCCGGGGCGCGTCCGCTGCATCGAGGCCGAGGTGATGGACCTCTCCGATGACATCGCCTATTCGGTGCACGACTTCGAAGACGCCATCACGAACCGGTACCTCGATCCGCGCGTGCTCGCCGACACCGGCGAGCACTCCGCGCTGCTTTCTGCGATTCAGACGTGGGTCGGCTTCGACTTCCCCCGCGAGGAGCTCGAAGACGCTCTCTATCGGCTCATGCGCCTGCCCGAGTGGTTGCCGTCGTTCGACGGGAGCCGTCCCGACCTCGCGCGGTTGAAGAACCTCACATCCGATCTCATCGGCCGGTTCGCGCGGGCTGCGACGGCCGCCACTCGCGAGGCGTTCCCCCTCGAAGCCCTCACCCGTTACCGGGCGCACGTCGTCGTGCCTCGGGTCGTCGAAGCCGAGATGGCGGTGCTCAAAGGCATCATCGGAGCCACCGTCGTCTCGATCGACGGCCGCAAGGCGCTCTACAAGGAGCAGCGCGGCGTGCTCAAGCGGCTGGCCTCGGCGCTGTGGGACGAACCCGACTTCCTCGACGCGATCCATGCCGACGACTTCGCTGCGGCCGCCGACGACACGGCGCGTCGTCGGGTCGTGGTCGATCAGGTCGCGAGTCTCACCGATCAACTGGCCATCGCCTGGCACGGGCGGCTGGTAGGCGAGGTGGATGCTGCATCCCTCGGCGTCTGGGCGCCGTGGGCGCCCGCGCCGACCGCCGGGGACCGCTGA
- a CDS encoding DsbA family oxidoreductase, translated as MTDAIKIDVWSDIACPWCYIGKRNLESGLAAASTDDDAPVVEVVFHSYELAPDTPVDFDGGETDYLAHHKGIPAEQAREMLDRVTGVAADAGLEYRFDKLKHTNTVKAHQLLHFAKAEGKQPELTERLMSAYFTEGRHLGRDDELVALAADAGLDPEAARDALVSERYLDDVRADQAQAQAYGINGVPFFVIDGKYGVSGAQPAEAFAQIARQVWEERRQVGAAEPEESVA; from the coding sequence ATGACAGACGCCATCAAGATCGACGTGTGGAGCGACATCGCCTGCCCGTGGTGCTACATCGGTAAGCGCAATCTGGAATCCGGCCTCGCCGCAGCATCCACCGACGACGACGCCCCCGTCGTAGAGGTGGTCTTCCACTCCTATGAACTCGCCCCCGACACACCGGTCGACTTCGACGGCGGCGAGACCGACTATCTCGCGCACCACAAGGGCATCCCCGCCGAGCAGGCGCGCGAGATGCTTGACCGTGTCACGGGCGTCGCCGCCGACGCGGGTCTGGAGTACCGGTTCGACAAGCTGAAGCACACGAACACCGTCAAGGCTCACCAGCTGCTGCACTTCGCCAAGGCGGAGGGCAAGCAGCCCGAACTGACCGAGCGCCTGATGTCGGCCTACTTCACCGAGGGTCGGCATCTCGGGCGCGACGACGAGCTGGTCGCGCTGGCCGCCGACGCCGGGCTCGATCCCGAGGCCGCGCGCGACGCGCTCGTCTCGGAGCGGTATCTCGACGACGTGCGCGCCGACCAGGCCCAGGCGCAGGCCTACGGCATCAACGGCGTTCCGTTCTTCGTGATCGACGGCAAGTACGGCGTCAGCGGCGCTCAGCCCGCGGAGGCCTTCGCTCAGATCGCACGCCAAGTGTGGGAGGAACGCCGCCAGGTCGGCGCAGCCGAACCCGAGGAATCAGTCGCCTAG
- the dusB gene encoding tRNA dihydrouridine synthase DusB, with the protein MTSTLAPTRSLRIGPIELDAPVVLAPMAGITNTAFRRLCREYGAGLYVSEMITTRALVERNAVTMRLIQHHESETLRSIQLFGVDPATTESAVRLLVEEDRADHIDLNFGCPVPKVTRKGGGAALPWKLGLFQEIVSRAVKAAGDIPLTVKMRKGIDRDHLTFLDAGRIAEDAGVAAVALHARTASEFYSGHADWSAITALKEAVTSIPVLGNGDIWSADDARRMMDETGCDGVVVGRGCLGRPWLFGDLARALGGPDAAMAAPVDATLGFVADAFRRHAELLVDFYEDELRGCRDIRKHASWYFKGYPVGGDLRARLAMVSSLAEIDELLETMDRSAPYPGAGAEGQRGRAGTPKRTALPDGWLASREIGLEASTALAAAEIDNSGG; encoded by the coding sequence ATGACTTCGACCCTCGCTCCGACGCGCTCCCTGCGCATCGGTCCCATCGAGCTCGACGCGCCCGTCGTGCTCGCGCCGATGGCCGGGATCACGAACACCGCTTTCCGCCGTCTCTGCCGTGAGTACGGCGCCGGGCTGTACGTCAGCGAGATGATCACGACCCGCGCGCTCGTCGAGCGCAATGCGGTGACGATGCGCTTGATCCAGCACCACGAGTCCGAGACGCTGCGCTCCATCCAGCTGTTCGGCGTCGACCCGGCCACGACAGAGAGCGCGGTTCGCCTCCTGGTGGAAGAAGACCGCGCAGACCACATCGACCTCAACTTCGGCTGCCCCGTGCCCAAGGTCACGCGCAAGGGCGGCGGAGCGGCGCTGCCGTGGAAACTCGGGCTCTTCCAAGAGATCGTGTCGCGTGCCGTCAAAGCAGCGGGCGACATCCCTCTCACCGTCAAGATGCGCAAAGGCATCGATAGAGACCACCTGACATTCCTCGACGCCGGCCGCATCGCCGAAGACGCGGGCGTGGCGGCCGTCGCGCTGCACGCCCGGACGGCGTCGGAGTTCTACTCCGGTCACGCCGACTGGTCGGCGATCACCGCGCTCAAAGAGGCCGTCACCAGCATCCCCGTCCTCGGCAACGGCGACATCTGGTCCGCCGACGACGCACGGCGAATGATGGATGAGACCGGGTGCGACGGAGTGGTCGTGGGCCGCGGATGCTTGGGCCGACCGTGGCTGTTCGGTGATCTCGCGCGCGCACTGGGCGGTCCGGATGCCGCGATGGCTGCCCCGGTCGACGCCACCCTCGGCTTCGTCGCCGACGCCTTCCGCCGGCACGCCGAGCTGCTGGTCGACTTCTACGAGGACGAGCTGCGCGGCTGCCGCGACATCCGCAAGCACGCGTCGTGGTACTTCAAGGGATATCCCGTCGGGGGCGACCTGCGCGCGCGGCTGGCCATGGTCTCGAGCCTGGCCGAGATCGACGAGCTCCTCGAGACGATGGACCGATCGGCGCCGTACCCCGGCGCCGGTGCGGAGGGTCAGCGCGGGCGCGCCGGCACACCCAAGCGCACGGCTCTGCCCGACGGCTGGCTCGCCTCCCGCGAGATCGGCCTCGAGGCGTCCACCGCCCTCGCCGCTGCGGAGATCGACAACAGTGGCGGATGA
- a CDS encoding trimeric intracellular cation channel family protein produces MDQPEFVIPLWADLTAVGLGGVQGALFASGFRGQRRLDLLGVAIIGILIGMGGGLIRDLLLGVPPATLQSNWYLLVATGAALVGMLLAGVFQRVNRVIVVLDAFVIGMFGAFGTSKALALGLPMVPAVFVGVCAAVGGGVLRDALMGLPIAIMHVGSLYAVAAAAGCFVLATAAAFGLPLVGAAITGIAVTAVIRILAVVFDLSLPEQRMLYRRKVAAETRAIPVIRPDA; encoded by the coding sequence GTGGATCAGCCCGAGTTCGTCATCCCCCTCTGGGCCGACCTCACCGCGGTCGGGCTCGGGGGCGTGCAGGGGGCGCTGTTCGCCTCGGGCTTCCGGGGCCAGCGGCGGCTCGATCTGCTCGGCGTGGCCATCATCGGCATCCTGATCGGCATGGGCGGCGGGCTCATCCGCGACCTGCTGCTGGGTGTGCCTCCCGCCACACTGCAGAGCAACTGGTATCTGCTCGTCGCGACCGGGGCGGCGCTCGTGGGGATGCTGCTGGCCGGGGTCTTCCAGCGGGTGAACCGGGTCATCGTCGTGCTCGATGCCTTCGTGATCGGCATGTTCGGTGCATTCGGCACCAGCAAGGCGCTGGCGCTCGGTCTGCCGATGGTGCCCGCCGTCTTCGTGGGAGTGTGCGCTGCGGTCGGCGGAGGCGTGCTCCGCGACGCCCTCATGGGGCTTCCCATCGCGATCATGCACGTCGGCTCGCTCTACGCGGTGGCGGCGGCCGCGGGATGCTTCGTGCTCGCCACGGCCGCCGCGTTCGGCCTACCGCTCGTGGGCGCCGCGATCACCGGCATCGCCGTCACCGCCGTGATCCGCATCCTGGCGGTGGTGTTCGACCTCTCACTCCCCGAGCAGCGGATGCTCTACCGCCGCAAGGTCGCCGCCGAGACCCGGGCGATCCCGGTCATCCGGCCCGATGCGTAA
- a CDS encoding glutathione peroxidase translates to MTADSTDLRDIPFQTAEGEPTSLASYGQDVLLIVNVASKCGLAPQYEQLEELQRTYGDRGFTVLGFPCNQFMGQEPGSMEEILDYCATTWGVSFPVLDKVKVNGPGAAPLYKALKKAEDLEGKRGPILWNFEKFVLTPTGDVHRFRPTTKPDDPAIVAVIEQALGD, encoded by the coding sequence ATGACCGCTGATTCCACAGATCTTCGCGACATCCCGTTCCAGACCGCGGAAGGCGAGCCCACGAGCCTTGCGTCCTACGGGCAGGATGTGCTCCTCATCGTGAACGTCGCGTCGAAGTGCGGCCTGGCTCCGCAGTACGAGCAGCTCGAAGAGCTGCAGCGCACCTATGGAGACCGCGGATTCACCGTCCTGGGCTTTCCCTGCAATCAATTCATGGGGCAGGAGCCGGGGTCGATGGAGGAGATCCTCGACTACTGCGCGACCACGTGGGGAGTCAGCTTCCCGGTGCTCGACAAGGTGAAGGTCAACGGCCCCGGCGCCGCGCCGCTCTACAAGGCGCTGAAGAAGGCCGAAGACCTCGAGGGCAAGCGCGGGCCGATCCTGTGGAACTTCGAGAAGTTCGTGCTGACACCGACCGGCGACGTGCACCGTTTCCGCCCGACCACCAAACCCGACGACCCGGCGATCGTGGCCGTCATCGAGCAAGCCCTAGGCGACTGA